A genome region from Panicum virgatum strain AP13 chromosome 4K, P.virgatum_v5, whole genome shotgun sequence includes the following:
- the LOC120703659 gene encoding peroxidase P7-like: MSRRRPEMGILLARSLALLALLCLLLPCHGKLSTKFYAKSCPGLATIVRSAMAQAVAKEPRMGASIIRLFFHDCFVNGCDASILLDDTPTFTGEKNAGANANSVRGYEVIDATKTQVEAACKGIVSCADIVALASRDAVNLLGGPTWNVQLGRKDSRTASQSAANANLPGPGSSAASLVSAFAAKGLSARDMTALSGAHTVGRARCLFFRGRIYTEPNINATFAAARRQACPQTGGDGNLAPFDDQTPDAFDNSYFRNLMAQRGLLHSDQELFNGGPTDAQVRKYSGNAGMFATDFAKAMVKMGGLMPAAGTPTEVRLNCRKVN; this comes from the exons atgTCTCGTCGGCGGCCAGAAATGGGTATCTTGCTCGCCAGGAGTTTGGCTCTTCTCGCTCTCCTCTGCCTGCTTCTTCCGTGCCATGGGAAGCTCTCGACCAAGTTCTACGCCAAGTCGTGCCCCGGCCTGGCCACCATCGTGCGGTCGGCGATGGCGCAGGCCGTCGCCAAGGAGCCCCGGATGGGCGCGTCCATCATCCGGCTCTtcttccacgactgcttcgtcAAT GGGTGTGACGCGTCCATCCTTCTGGACGACACGCCGACGTTCACCGGCGAGAAGAACGCCGGCGCCAACGCCAACTCCGTCCGCGGGTACGAGGTGATCGACGCCACCAAGACGCAGGTCGAAGCCGCCTGCAAGGGCATCGTCTCGTGCGCCGACATCGTCGCCCTGGCATCTCGCGACGCCGTGAACTTG CTCGGGGGCCCGACGTGGAACGTGCAGCTCGGCCGGAAGGACTCGCGCACGGCGAGCCAGAGCGCCGCCAACGCCAACCTCCCGGGCCCGGGCTCCAGCGCGGCGTCCCTCGTCTCGGCGTTCGCGGCCAAGGGCCTCTCGGCGCGCGACATGACGGCGCTCTCCGGCGCGCACACCGTGGGGCGGGCGCGCTGCCTCTTCTTCCGCGGCCGCATCTACACGGAGCCCAACATCAACGCCAccttcgcggcggcgcggcggcaggcgtGCCCGCagaccggcggcgacggcaacctCGCGCCGTTCGACGACCAGACGCCGGACGCCTTCGACAATTCTTACTTCAGGAACCTCATGGCGCAGCGCGGGCTGCTGCACTCCGACCAGGAGCTCTTCAACGGCGGGCCGACGGACGCACAGGTGAGGAAGTACAGCGGCAATGCCGGCATGTTCGCCACAGACTTCGCCAAGGCGATGGTGAAGATGGGAGGCCTTATGCCGGCGGCCGGGACGCCGACAGAGGTCAGATTGAACTGCCGGAAGGTGAACTGA